A single genomic interval of Microbulbifer variabilis harbors:
- a CDS encoding outer membrane beta-barrel protein: protein MKRFILATAIALSASNTIALENNFYLKSTYGSVDTNISSKDALESFKTKLSDSSGWSITLGYRLNKFIALEGGFADLGDTEGSYRHEEWSFSQWGDEMSEISTIDYKISTDTKILGLFLTTDITKDFYAGARVGYQLWDEQFQKRHEFSARWDWGDYHGINTTDETNDGSDPYYGISVGWNNNNWSLSLEHTIFEMKDRKPSLSSLGLTYNF from the coding sequence TTGAAAAGGTTTATTCTGGCTACAGCGATCGCCTTGTCAGCTTCAAATACCATAGCACTGGAAAATAACTTTTACCTTAAATCCACTTATGGGTCTGTAGACACAAATATCTCCTCGAAAGATGCGCTCGAGAGCTTTAAAACCAAGCTATCTGACTCTAGTGGATGGTCTATTACTCTGGGATATCGCCTCAATAAATTTATTGCTCTCGAAGGTGGATTTGCAGACCTGGGAGATACCGAAGGGAGTTATCGGCATGAAGAGTGGAGCTTTAGCCAATGGGGCGACGAGATGTCCGAAATCAGTACTATTGATTATAAGATCAGTACAGATACAAAAATACTAGGTCTATTTCTCACCACAGATATTACTAAAGATTTTTACGCTGGAGCACGCGTAGGATATCAATTATGGGATGAACAATTTCAAAAGAGACATGAATTTTCTGCAAGGTGGGATTGGGGTGACTATCATGGCATTAATACTACCGATGAGACCAATGATGGAAGTGACCCTTATTACGGTATTTCTGTTGGCTGGAACAATAACAACTGGAGCTTGAGCTTGGAGCATACCATTTTTGAGATGAAAGACAGAAAACCCAGCCTCTCCTCCCTGGGACTGACTTACAATTTCTAA
- a CDS encoding outer membrane beta-barrel protein has translation MKRFILATAIALTASNTIALENNFYLKSTYGAVDTDISTQEALERFETKLSDPSGWSITLGYHLNNHIAFEGGFIDLGDAKGSYRHEESSIGDWGGTNYERHIYDYTLSTEATILGLFFTTDITKDFYAGIRIGYQFWDEHLQEKDDVFFWDWDEYEDIITTHKTNDGSDLYYGISVGWNYNKWSLNLEHTTFEMEKREPRLSSLALTYNF, from the coding sequence TTGAAAAGGTTTATTCTGGCTACAGCGATCGCCTTGACAGCTTCAAATACCATAGCACTGGAAAATAACTTTTACCTTAAATCCACTTATGGGGCGGTAGATACAGATATTTCAACCCAAGAAGCATTGGAGAGATTTGAAACTAAGCTATCTGACCCTAGTGGGTGGTCTATTACCCTAGGATATCACCTCAATAACCATATTGCATTCGAAGGTGGGTTTATAGACCTGGGAGATGCTAAAGGGAGTTATCGACATGAAGAATCGAGCATTGGCGACTGGGGCGGTACGAACTACGAGCGTCATATCTATGATTACACCCTCAGCACAGAAGCAACAATACTAGGTCTATTTTTTACTACCGATATTACTAAAGATTTTTATGCTGGAATACGCATCGGCTATCAATTCTGGGATGAGCACCTTCAAGAAAAAGATGACGTCTTCTTTTGGGACTGGGATGAATATGAAGACATAATAACCACTCACAAAACCAATGACGGCAGTGATCTTTATTACGGCATTTCAGTTGGCTGGAACTACAATAAATGGAGTTTGAACCTGGAACACACCACTTTTGAGATGGAAAAGAGAGAACCAAGGCTTTCCTCTTTGGCACTGACTTACAATTTTTGA
- a CDS encoding putative quinol monooxygenase, with protein MSILYVMAKVKSKLGETQKAKNILTRLAANSEKESGCLSYQILYSSEETDTFMTLEVWDSKKSERKHWDEPHLKESLKELEPILAKEPRIEKYQHTSD; from the coding sequence ATGTCCATTCTATATGTAATGGCAAAAGTAAAGTCTAAACTTGGAGAAACACAGAAAGCTAAGAACATTCTGACAAGACTGGCAGCGAACTCTGAAAAGGAGAGCGGATGTTTGAGTTATCAGATTTTATATTCGAGTGAGGAAACAGATACCTTTATGACGTTAGAGGTATGGGATTCAAAAAAAAGTGAAAGAAAACACTGGGATGAGCCCCATTTAAAAGAATCATTAAAAGAGTTAGAACCAATTTTAGCTAAGGAACCAAGAATCGAAAAATATCAGCATACTTCCGATTAA
- a CDS encoding gamma-glutamylcyclotransferase family protein, with the protein MERLFSYGTLQQENVQLETFGRKLQGSEDTLIGYQLSEIRIIDPQVVQTSGKEFHPILKYTGRSSDTVEGMVFEISAEELAQSDAYEVDAYQRVAAKLKSGIEAWIYAEAN; encoded by the coding sequence ATGGAGCGTTTATTTTCCTACGGCACTCTTCAGCAAGAGAATGTACAACTGGAGACTTTTGGCCGTAAGTTACAAGGATCTGAGGATACTTTAATTGGTTACCAGCTTTCTGAAATAAGAATTATTGATCCACAAGTTGTGCAAACTAGCGGCAAGGAGTTTCACCCCATACTGAAGTACACAGGGCGTTCTTCTGATACGGTTGAGGGTATGGTCTTTGAAATTTCTGCCGAAGAGCTTGCTCAGTCTGATGCCTATGAAGTGGATGCCTATCAGCGGGTTGCCGCCAAATTGAAATCTGGTATAGAAGCCTGGATTTATGCTGAGGCAAACTAA
- a CDS encoding MFS transporter, whose translation MSQSEPNPIQQPRLPFWQVWNVSLGFLGVQFGFSLQNANASRILSDLGADLHSLSLFWIVAPLMGLIVQPIVGSASDRTWSRFGRRNPFILFGAIAAALGMAFMPNAGIVVAIVAPIIFGGVMLALMDAAFNVTMQPFRALVSDMVPSEQRTLGYSIQSLLINIGAIFGSMLPFILTNVIGLENTASAGEVAPSVIWAFYIGATVLLGSVLWTVLRTKEYPPEQYNAYKGLDSAQLERERQQKAPLAKRLIGFFQLLIKMPRTMRQLALVQFFSWFALFIMWVYTTPAITQHVWGVEAKWFDPAYLESVKEIPAHIAAAKGAAGDWVGIIFAAYSLFAAIFSIVLARLSQVLGRKLTYSLSLALGGFGYISFLFFQGGDPTQVNLLITEVSVPSGALGLLLPMVGVGIAWAAILAMPYAILSDSLPADKTGVYMGIFNFTIAAPQIVSALVAGLILKTVFENQAIYIIVLAGVCMLLGAISVALVRESSEPEPALKATTTA comes from the coding sequence ATGAGCCAATCAGAGCCCAATCCTATTCAACAGCCCCGTCTGCCCTTCTGGCAGGTATGGAATGTCAGTCTCGGCTTTCTCGGTGTGCAGTTTGGCTTTTCCCTGCAAAATGCCAATGCCAGTCGGATTCTTTCAGATCTGGGAGCGGACCTTCATTCTCTATCCCTGTTCTGGATAGTAGCGCCGCTCATGGGACTGATCGTACAGCCGATCGTGGGTTCGGCCTCGGATCGAACCTGGAGTCGCTTCGGTCGCCGCAACCCCTTTATCCTTTTTGGTGCCATCGCCGCAGCCCTGGGGATGGCGTTTATGCCCAATGCCGGGATTGTGGTGGCGATAGTGGCCCCAATTATTTTCGGCGGCGTTATGTTGGCCCTGATGGACGCGGCCTTTAACGTGACCATGCAGCCTTTCCGCGCGCTGGTGTCCGACATGGTGCCATCAGAGCAGCGCACCCTGGGGTACTCGATACAGTCTTTGCTGATTAACATTGGCGCCATCTTCGGCTCCATGTTGCCATTCATCCTGACTAATGTGATCGGTCTGGAAAATACTGCCAGTGCGGGAGAGGTGGCGCCCTCCGTTATATGGGCTTTCTATATCGGCGCCACAGTGCTTCTGGGCAGTGTGTTATGGACTGTGCTTCGTACCAAGGAGTATCCGCCGGAGCAGTACAATGCCTATAAAGGTCTCGACTCCGCGCAACTGGAGCGGGAGAGACAGCAAAAAGCCCCACTGGCAAAGCGCTTGATCGGTTTTTTCCAGCTGCTAATTAAAATGCCGCGAACCATGCGCCAGCTGGCCCTAGTGCAATTCTTCTCCTGGTTTGCCCTGTTTATTATGTGGGTTTACACCACGCCTGCGATCACTCAGCACGTTTGGGGAGTGGAAGCCAAGTGGTTTGATCCCGCCTATCTGGAAAGCGTCAAAGAAATTCCCGCACATATCGCTGCCGCTAAGGGTGCTGCCGGTGACTGGGTAGGAATTATTTTTGCTGCTTACTCTCTGTTCGCAGCGATCTTCTCTATTGTCCTGGCCCGTTTGTCTCAGGTGTTGGGTCGTAAGCTCACTTATTCCCTATCGTTGGCACTGGGCGGTTTTGGATACATCAGCTTCCTGTTCTTCCAGGGGGGCGATCCCACACAGGTGAATCTGTTGATTACAGAAGTTTCCGTACCCAGTGGCGCCCTGGGATTATTGCTACCGATGGTGGGTGTGGGCATTGCCTGGGCCGCTATTCTGGCGATGCCCTATGCGATCCTCTCTGACTCGCTGCCGGCGGATAAGACTGGTGTTTATATGGGGATTTTTAATTTCACTATCGCAGCCCCGCAGATTGTTTCCGCCCTGGTAGCTGGCTTGATATTGAAAACAGTTTTCGAAAACCAGGCAATTTACATCATTGTTTTGGCGGGGGTGTGTATGTTGCTTGGAGCTATATCGGTGGCGCTTGTGAGGGAGAGTTCTGAACCCGAGCCCGCATTAAAGGCAACTACTACAGCTTGA
- a CDS encoding aryl-sulfate sulfotransferase, which translates to MIKYIRLAVFQSVFLLFLTGIVPKVFAQEDDAVQLVLSAHPENHLMVNASVITAEAARVAIRFKSADTSRRRTAYSESGTDHEVTVVGLRADTTYRFTAVALLDSGEVVHSEIVEFKTGSVPEGVPAVELLNKTVKSEGGITIFAPSAERDSTFWGFDEEGEVVWYLHGDAPLTGAPVARNLQDGRLLLLLSGEARVISFSGEVLSSFELPSYHHDVHLLENGNLLVLTNETGQFGEHFLQGDAILEIDTNGNTVWEWSAFDHLDTSRFPGALASRVLDNGALDWSHSNALHYVPQDNSILLSSRSQSWVVSIDHQSGGVNWIMGRDSDIESDLKDKFFTLHTGSWMASQHAPMLTSNHEILIYDNRNEAELSGNIYNSRAVKYLLNTSTMSAEQTWEYIAPKYTQSLGDVDELAGGNILLCAGGPSDISTGSDRNAHLIEVTSTSPAETAWELKVYDSTIYRAERVSWSEMLTTNPVFNFPE; encoded by the coding sequence ATGATTAAATATATTAGGTTGGCTGTTTTTCAATCAGTATTCTTACTGTTTTTAACAGGTATTGTCCCTAAGGTTTTTGCGCAGGAAGATGATGCTGTTCAATTAGTACTCAGTGCTCACCCAGAGAACCATCTAATGGTGAATGCCAGCGTGATTACTGCGGAAGCGGCGAGAGTGGCAATAAGGTTTAAATCTGCAGATACCAGCCGACGACGTACAGCTTATAGTGAGTCAGGCACAGACCACGAAGTAACTGTCGTCGGCCTGCGCGCTGATACTACCTATCGATTTACTGCGGTTGCACTTTTAGATAGTGGTGAGGTTGTTCACAGTGAAATCGTAGAGTTTAAAACAGGATCGGTGCCTGAGGGGGTCCCCGCTGTTGAGCTTTTGAATAAAACGGTTAAGTCCGAGGGGGGCATCACTATCTTCGCGCCATCAGCGGAGAGGGATAGTACTTTCTGGGGGTTTGATGAAGAGGGAGAGGTTGTTTGGTATCTGCACGGTGATGCTCCATTAACTGGTGCCCCAGTAGCGAGAAACCTACAGGATGGGCGTTTACTTTTATTACTCAGTGGAGAGGCCCGAGTAATCTCCTTCTCTGGAGAGGTGTTGTCCTCTTTCGAATTGCCGAGTTATCACCACGATGTTCATTTGCTGGAGAATGGCAATCTGTTGGTGTTAACCAATGAAACGGGCCAGTTTGGTGAGCATTTTTTACAAGGAGATGCCATATTAGAAATTGATACTAATGGGAACACTGTGTGGGAATGGTCGGCATTTGATCACTTGGATACCAGCCGTTTCCCCGGTGCTTTGGCCAGTAGGGTTTTGGATAATGGAGCCCTTGACTGGAGCCACTCTAATGCACTGCATTATGTTCCTCAGGATAATTCCATTTTACTTTCTAGCCGCTCTCAGAGTTGGGTGGTCAGTATTGATCATCAGTCTGGTGGGGTAAATTGGATAATGGGGAGGGACTCAGATATTGAGAGCGATTTGAAGGATAAATTCTTTACACTACATACTGGTTCCTGGATGGCTTCGCAGCATGCGCCAATGTTGACAAGTAATCATGAAATTCTGATTTACGACAACAGAAATGAAGCTGAGTTGAGTGGCAATATCTACAATAGCCGTGCAGTAAAGTATCTGCTCAATACATCGACAATGAGTGCTGAGCAAACCTGGGAATACATAGCGCCTAAGTATACTCAATCATTGGGTGATGTTGATGAGCTTGCCGGTGGAAATATATTACTATGTGCCGGTGGCCCATCGGATATCAGTACGGGGAGTGATCGCAATGCTCACTTGATAGAGGTAACATCGACTAGTCCAGCGGAAACTGCGTGGGAATTAAAAGTGTACGATAGCACGATTTACCGAGCAGAGCGTGTTAGTTGGTCGGAAATGTTGACCACCAATCCTGTTTTTAATTTTCCTGAGTAA
- a CDS encoding DMT family transporter, translating to MPSSILYPSLMLIAGIGIPVMATLNSGLGVKLGSSALATTILFFVGLTISIIYLFKTEGFQVAGFHKDISWHLYLGGILVAFYVLSVTWVSPKYGVGNTISFVLLGQLFAMATIDHFGLFGAQQTSLDPKRIIGFILMITGILLVVKRNS from the coding sequence GTGCCTAGCTCAATTCTTTATCCGTCGCTAATGTTAATTGCCGGAATCGGCATCCCGGTGATGGCCACGTTAAATAGCGGTCTAGGTGTGAAGCTTGGCAGCTCTGCTCTCGCTACGACGATTTTGTTTTTTGTCGGACTGACCATTTCTATTATTTACTTATTTAAAACTGAAGGTTTCCAAGTAGCCGGTTTTCACAAAGATATCTCCTGGCACCTTTATCTCGGTGGGATATTAGTTGCTTTTTACGTACTCAGCGTCACCTGGGTTTCACCAAAATACGGCGTTGGCAATACTATATCCTTTGTGTTACTCGGCCAGCTGTTTGCTATGGCCACCATCGACCATTTTGGCCTCTTTGGCGCACAACAAACCAGCCTGGACCCCAAACGAATTATTGGATTTATTCTAATGATTACAGGCATCTTACTAGTGGTAAAACGCAATTCATAA
- a CDS encoding L,D-transpeptidase family protein, whose amino-acid sequence MIDLSDQMAYFYKGGRLAGMSPVSTGKPGHRTPTGNFRISQKKYSHRSNLYGHYISSRGQVLRSNVDVRRHRKPAGSRFRGASMDYMMRINGPVTMHAGYVPGYPASHGCIRIPWHMAKIFYRHARVGTKVSVVP is encoded by the coding sequence GTGATCGACTTAAGTGACCAGATGGCCTACTTCTATAAGGGAGGACGTCTCGCCGGTATGTCCCCGGTCTCTACCGGTAAACCAGGCCACCGAACTCCTACTGGTAACTTTCGTATTTCACAGAAGAAATACAGCCACCGCTCCAACCTGTACGGTCACTATATAAGCTCTCGTGGCCAAGTACTGCGCAGTAATGTGGATGTACGCCGCCATCGCAAGCCTGCCGGGTCTCGCTTCCGCGGAGCCTCAATGGATTACATGATGCGGATTAATGGCCCAGTCACCATGCATGCCGGTTATGTACCCGGTTACCCGGCCTCCCATGGCTGTATCCGCATCCCCTGGCATATGGCGAAGATTTTCTACCGCCACGCCAGAGTCGGCACAAAGGTATCTGTTGTGCCTTAG
- a CDS encoding LysR family transcriptional regulator, whose amino-acid sequence MDTFDGVVEFVAVAECQGFSAAAKQLGCSTSHVSRQVARLEERLGSALLARTTRLVSLTQAGAVYYQRCKELVVGLQQANEQLSLQQYELSGTLRVSCAGLFAEQYVAPALMNFALQHPDLKIDIDFNSRMANFVEDGIDFAIRYGRLEDSGLVARKLAGRQMMAVASTEYLDQFGRPIHPQDLKSHSCIVANNENWIFDIEGTEESIRVNGRWRSNNAHTVVNACEKGLGIAYMPKSSFNRSIESQLLEPVLEPFWGRGASSWIVYQNRRFLPIRARMAIDYLMDHFSSWQE is encoded by the coding sequence GTGGATACATTTGACGGTGTAGTCGAATTTGTTGCTGTAGCTGAATGCCAGGGTTTCTCTGCTGCCGCCAAACAGTTGGGGTGTAGTACCAGCCATGTGAGCCGGCAGGTGGCTCGCTTGGAGGAGCGCCTGGGGAGTGCTCTTCTGGCTAGAACAACGCGCTTGGTCAGCCTGACTCAGGCTGGGGCTGTTTATTACCAGCGCTGTAAAGAGCTGGTTGTGGGTCTGCAACAGGCCAATGAACAGCTAAGCCTGCAGCAGTATGAGCTGAGTGGCACGTTGCGCGTGAGCTGCGCTGGTTTATTTGCTGAACAGTATGTGGCTCCAGCACTGATGAATTTCGCCTTACAACACCCTGACTTAAAGATCGATATCGATTTCAACAGCCGAATGGCCAATTTTGTAGAGGATGGTATCGACTTTGCGATCCGTTATGGCCGCCTTGAGGACTCTGGGCTGGTGGCTCGCAAGCTGGCTGGCCGCCAGATGATGGCAGTTGCCAGCACGGAATATCTTGATCAATTCGGCAGGCCAATCCACCCACAGGATTTAAAATCGCACAGTTGTATTGTTGCGAATAATGAGAACTGGATATTTGATATAGAAGGCACCGAGGAGTCTATTCGCGTTAATGGACGCTGGAGAAGTAATAATGCCCATACAGTGGTTAACGCATGTGAAAAAGGCCTAGGTATTGCCTATATGCCAAAAAGCAGTTTTAACCGCTCTATAGAGTCACAACTATTAGAGCCCGTACTGGAGCCTTTTTGGGGGCGCGGAGCCAGTAGCTGGATTGTGTATCAGAATCGCCGCTTTTTACCAATACGAGCGAGAATGGCCATTGATTATCTAATGGATCACTTTTCTAGCTGGCAGGAGTAA
- a CDS encoding type 1 glutamine amidotransferase domain-containing protein, which produces MKKVLIPVTNHATLGETDQANGTYSPELTHVVHVLKENGIDYDIASIKGGKAPLYGTDIEGDEVNSQVLADEDFQNRVNNTIPVNQLNTASYDAVFYPGGFGLLSDLASNEDFAKLSAEHYENGGVLAAVCHGPAGLLPITLSNGESLLATKSVTAFTREEEIDFGTIEDIPFLLEEAISRKSARFNKVQPWQEFVIEDGRVITGQNPASAHAVGKAIVKQLIN; this is translated from the coding sequence ATGAAGAAAGTACTTATTCCCGTAACCAACCATGCAACCCTCGGGGAAACCGACCAAGCTAATGGCACCTACTCCCCTGAGCTGACTCATGTCGTGCATGTACTTAAAGAAAATGGCATTGATTACGATATTGCCTCTATTAAAGGTGGCAAAGCACCACTCTACGGTACAGATATTGAAGGAGATGAGGTCAACAGCCAGGTATTGGCCGATGAAGACTTCCAGAACCGTGTCAACAACACTATTCCAGTAAACCAGCTGAATACTGCTAGTTACGATGCGGTGTTCTATCCAGGTGGGTTTGGTCTACTTTCCGACTTAGCAAGCAACGAGGACTTTGCCAAGTTATCTGCAGAGCATTATGAAAATGGCGGCGTACTTGCTGCCGTGTGCCACGGACCAGCTGGCCTGCTGCCTATCACTTTGAGCAATGGTGAAAGCTTACTGGCAACTAAGTCTGTGACTGCATTTACCCGAGAAGAAGAAATCGATTTTGGCACCATTGAAGATATCCCCTTTCTGCTTGAAGAAGCTATCAGCAGAAAATCTGCTCGATTTAACAAAGTGCAACCCTGGCAGGAATTTGTCATCGAGGATGGCCGTGTAATTACTGGACAAAACCCAGCCAGTGCACATGCTGTTGGTAAAGCGATCGTTAAACAGTTAATAAACTAG
- a CDS encoding outer membrane beta-barrel protein translates to MKQIILASAILLSTSSTLAMENTWYLKSTYGKLDTDISTDLSDPNAWSFTLGYRFNKFLSIEGGHVDLGEAKDKKTYYGRFSTSIDNRTVSTKATTLGLFLTTDITKDFYIGLRTGFQRWDEHYENNATYSYHGDYRDHYTKEWKHCNTNDENDLYYGVSAGWNYNNWSLSLEHTSFEMDERKPSLSSLGLTYNF, encoded by the coding sequence TTGAAACAAATAATCCTTGCTTCCGCCATCCTCCTCTCCACATCAAGTACTCTGGCAATGGAAAATACCTGGTATCTAAAATCTACTTACGGAAAATTAGACACAGATATCTCAACAGATCTATCTGATCCCAATGCCTGGTCTTTTACATTGGGATATCGCTTTAATAAATTTCTTTCTATAGAAGGTGGCCATGTAGATCTGGGGGAGGCGAAAGATAAAAAAACCTATTATGGGAGATTTTCTACTAGCATCGACAATCGTACGGTTAGCACAAAAGCAACAACACTTGGTCTGTTTTTAACCACCGATATCACCAAAGATTTTTACATTGGGTTACGCACAGGGTTTCAACGTTGGGATGAGCATTATGAGAATAATGCAACCTATTCCTATCACGGCGATTACAGAGATCACTACACCAAAGAATGGAAACATTGTAATACCAATGATGAGAACGATCTTTATTATGGTGTTTCCGCCGGCTGGAACTACAACAATTGGAGCTTGAGTCTAGAGCACACCAGTTTTGAAATGGACGAAAGAAAACCCAGCCTCTCCTCACTGGGACTGACTTACAACTTTTAA
- a CDS encoding alanine/glycine:cation symporter family protein codes for MSIFPAIDQALEAFASFVWGPPLLVLLVGGGLALLIYSRGRPYRHLGHSIGLLSGRYDDPNDPGQVNHSQALSTALSGTLGLGNISGVAIAITIGGPGAIFWMWITALVGVATKFYTATLAVMFRGCDASGELQGGPMYVIREGLGQRWMPLAVLFAVAGLCGMLPVFQSNQTTQLLRESFAEPLGWVAPGGSLTFDFVIGLLIAVASAYVIAGRIQRIGKFSARVVPGMVLLYLGMTLVVIASFWEQVPAAFALIFSDAFSGQAIAGGTLGSVITVGVSRGAFSNEAGIGTESLAHGAAKTREPVREGVVAMLGPIVDTLVICTCTALVILLTGAWQQEGDIAGVTLTAQAFSQVFGQFGPILLLLMVLPLAFSTIVTCWYYGMKCYVFLFGGRWQGLYTWLYMILIVLGAVASLSAVNSIIIGMYAVMAVPTMVSTLLLARHVNRAAHAYFTRMEVAKREGAEASQ; via the coding sequence ATGTCGATATTCCCTGCAATTGATCAGGCATTAGAGGCTTTTGCCAGTTTTGTCTGGGGGCCCCCCTTATTAGTACTACTCGTTGGTGGCGGCCTCGCGCTATTAATCTATTCTCGTGGCCGTCCCTATCGCCATCTTGGGCACAGTATTGGGCTTTTAAGTGGCCGATATGATGACCCCAATGACCCTGGCCAAGTGAATCATAGCCAAGCACTCTCCACAGCGCTGTCGGGAACCTTGGGGTTGGGCAATATTTCCGGGGTTGCCATCGCAATTACGATTGGTGGGCCTGGGGCGATTTTCTGGATGTGGATAACTGCCCTGGTGGGGGTAGCTACCAAGTTCTATACAGCGACGCTGGCGGTGATGTTTCGCGGTTGCGATGCCTCTGGGGAACTGCAAGGTGGCCCCATGTATGTTATTCGTGAGGGGTTGGGCCAGCGTTGGATGCCGCTGGCAGTACTGTTTGCCGTGGCGGGACTCTGCGGTATGTTGCCGGTGTTTCAGTCCAATCAAACCACGCAGCTACTGCGCGAGTCTTTTGCTGAGCCCTTGGGTTGGGTAGCACCCGGAGGTTCACTCACTTTTGATTTTGTTATTGGCTTATTAATTGCTGTTGCATCGGCCTACGTTATTGCCGGGCGTATCCAGCGTATTGGTAAATTCTCCGCAAGAGTAGTGCCGGGCATGGTGCTGCTTTATTTGGGCATGACCCTTGTGGTAATTGCCAGCTTCTGGGAGCAGGTACCGGCAGCATTTGCGCTAATTTTCTCCGATGCTTTCAGCGGTCAAGCTATTGCTGGAGGTACTCTGGGTTCGGTAATCACAGTAGGGGTGAGCCGGGGCGCATTTTCTAATGAGGCGGGTATAGGCACAGAGTCTTTAGCCCATGGTGCAGCGAAAACCCGTGAGCCCGTTCGAGAAGGCGTGGTTGCCATGCTGGGCCCCATTGTAGACACACTGGTTATCTGCACTTGCACTGCCCTGGTGATACTACTGACTGGCGCTTGGCAGCAGGAAGGGGATATTGCCGGCGTTACCCTGACTGCACAGGCATTTTCTCAGGTATTTGGGCAGTTTGGTCCAATTTTGCTACTGCTAATGGTCCTACCACTGGCTTTTAGCACCATCGTCACCTGCTGGTATTACGGTATGAAGTGCTATGTTTTTCTTTTTGGCGGCCGCTGGCAGGGCCTTTATACCTGGCTCTATATGATACTGATTGTATTGGGTGCGGTGGCTTCTCTGAGCGCGGTCAACAGCATTATTATTGGCATGTACGCCGTAATGGCTGTGCCCACTATGGTTTCCACATTACTGCTGGCACGGCATGTAAACCGTGCAGCGCATGCGTATTTCACCCGTATGGAAGTCGCAAAGCGGGAGGGGGCAGAGGCCTCTCAATAG